A genomic segment from Geitlerinema sp. PCC 7407 encodes:
- the pdhA gene encoding pyruvate dehydrogenase (acetyl-transferring) E1 component subunit alpha, which produces MVQERTLPVFSAASADLDREEGLRLYEDMVLGRQFEDKCAEMYYRGKMFGFVHLYNGQEAVSTGVIQSMRPGEDYVCSTYRDHVHALSAGVSAREVLAELFGKETGCSKGRGGSMHLFSEPKRLLGGFAFIGEGIPVALGAAFQSKYRREAMGDASADQVTACFFGDGTTNNGQFFECLNMAALWKLPILFVVENNKWAIGMAHERATSQPEIYKKASVFGMPGHEVDGMDVLAVRQVAKEAVARARAGEGPTLIECLTYRFRGHSLADPDELRSKEEKEEWFARDPIKKFSAYLTEQNLATQEDLKAIDQRIQAVIEDAVQFAESSPEPNPQDLYRYIFAES; this is translated from the coding sequence ATGGTTCAGGAACGGACTTTACCAGTATTTTCGGCTGCTTCCGCCGACCTTGACCGCGAAGAAGGGCTACGACTGTACGAAGACATGGTCCTCGGGCGCCAGTTCGAAGACAAGTGCGCCGAAATGTACTATCGAGGCAAAATGTTCGGCTTCGTGCACCTCTACAACGGTCAAGAAGCCGTCTCCACAGGCGTCATCCAATCCATGCGCCCAGGAGAAGATTACGTTTGCAGCACCTATCGCGACCACGTCCACGCCCTCAGCGCGGGCGTCTCTGCCCGAGAGGTGCTCGCAGAGCTCTTCGGCAAAGAAACCGGCTGCAGCAAAGGGCGGGGAGGCTCGATGCACCTGTTCTCCGAGCCCAAGCGCCTGCTGGGTGGCTTTGCCTTCATCGGTGAGGGCATCCCGGTCGCTCTAGGAGCCGCCTTCCAGAGCAAGTATCGCCGCGAAGCCATGGGAGATGCCTCCGCTGACCAGGTCACTGCCTGCTTCTTCGGCGACGGCACCACCAACAATGGTCAATTCTTTGAGTGCCTGAACATGGCGGCGCTCTGGAAACTGCCCATTCTGTTTGTGGTCGAAAACAACAAGTGGGCGATCGGCATGGCCCACGAGCGCGCTACCTCACAGCCCGAAATCTATAAGAAGGCCAGCGTCTTTGGGATGCCCGGTCATGAAGTGGACGGCATGGATGTCTTGGCCGTGCGCCAAGTGGCCAAAGAAGCCGTAGCTCGCGCCCGAGCAGGGGAAGGCCCCACGCTGATCGAGTGCCTGACCTATCGCTTCCGGGGACACTCGCTGGCAGATCCCGACGAGCTACGCTCCAAGGAAGAAAAGGAAGAGTGGTTTGCTCGCGATCCGATCAAGAAGTTCTCGGCCTACCTGACCGAGCAAAACCTGGCGACCCAGGAAGATCTCAAGGCGATCGACCAGCGGATCCAGGCCGTGATTGAGGATGCGGTGCAGTTTGCAGAGAGCAGCCCCGAGCCCAATCCTCAGGACCTTTACCGCTACATTTTCGCTGAGAGCTAA